One segment of Pontibacter akesuensis DNA contains the following:
- a CDS encoding class I SAM-dependent methyltransferase, with product MKDNFSGHAADYAKYRPEYPQELITYLVSLAPAHQLAWDCATGNGQVAGMLSAYFAEVVATDISEKQLQNAVQQPNITYKVEQAEQSSLADASVDLVVVAQAVHWFEFEKFYQQVKRVLRQEGVLALIGYGLIHINPAVDEVIQKLYGGILEGYWDPERRYIDEAYRTIPFPFQELDMPPFEIKYNWTLETLLGYLNTWSAVKHYERQQGQNPVQLIEQELREKWGQQKQQEVKFNIIARIGKV from the coding sequence ATGAAAGACAACTTCTCCGGCCACGCGGCCGACTACGCGAAATACCGGCCAGAGTACCCGCAGGAACTGATCACCTACCTGGTCAGCCTGGCTCCTGCGCACCAACTCGCCTGGGACTGCGCCACCGGCAACGGACAGGTGGCAGGCATGCTGTCGGCATATTTTGCGGAAGTAGTCGCCACAGATATTTCAGAAAAGCAGCTTCAGAACGCGGTGCAGCAGCCGAACATCACCTATAAAGTGGAGCAGGCCGAGCAGTCGTCGCTGGCAGATGCTTCCGTGGATTTGGTGGTTGTGGCGCAGGCGGTGCATTGGTTTGAATTTGAAAAGTTTTACCAGCAGGTGAAGCGCGTGCTGCGGCAGGAGGGTGTGCTAGCGCTAATCGGGTATGGCCTGATTCATATCAACCCTGCTGTGGATGAGGTGATTCAGAAGCTGTATGGTGGAATTCTGGAAGGCTATTGGGACCCGGAGCGCCGTTACATCGACGAGGCCTACCGTACAATTCCTTTTCCATTTCAGGAGCTGGACATGCCGCCTTTTGAAATCAAGTATAATTGGACATTGGAGACCCTGCTGGGCTACCTGAACACGTGGTCGGCGGTGAAGCATTATGAGCGGCAGCAGGGACAAAACCCGGTACAACTGATCGAGCAGGAGCTTCGGGAGAAATGGGGCCAGCAGAAGCAGCAGGAAGTAAAATTCAACATCATCGCTAGAATAGGCAAAGTATAG